The sequence below is a genomic window from Sphingobacterium sp. ML3W.
TTTTATGCAATCTATTCTGTCATATTTCATTTTTTATTTACAATATACGATGTGTGCATATGGCCCATTAAGTAACCTTAAGCAGGCAATCAGCATATCCCTCGAAAAGAACAGTTTCAAGAACAGTAGGGGGGTAAAAGGGGAACAAGTGGATACCAAACCCGCCATTAAATTAGGGTTACGATAGTGGTAAGCCGGAGTTAGCAGGGAGTTAATAGGGCTATACCCCTACTAACCCCCTATTAACCCCCTATAAAACCCCTGTTATTCCCTTATTAAATCAGAGCTTGGTATGAGTGACCCGTCCTAAAATAGCTATACAGTTTATTTAATAAATCCTGGTTTTAACTATACAACTTTCGACATTAATCCGAAATAAGCTATACAGCATATTCGTCAAATGTAATAATTTCACTCGAAGAATGTAAATCTTCTTCATTTGTCAATTCCATAAGTTCTTTTTCGGTAACGTCGTAATTTTTAGAATATGCTTTCCATCTTTTCCTCAATGCCACATTCTGGCGATGAGCTTCAGATGGTGTGAGATAATCACAGCTGCTATGAGGTCTAATATTATTATATGAATCAATGCTCTTATCAATATATAAGCACATCTCGGGAAATGATAGTTTTTTGGTATAAAATTCAAATTCATTTTTTAGTATCCCATTAACACGTTCTGCCAATGCATTTTCGTAAGGACTTCCATTTTCAGTCATACTAACAGCTATTTTATTGGATCTTAACTGTTCTACATATAATGTACTACAATACTGAGTTCCTCGGTCAGAATGATGGATAAGAGGTAAATCTATCCATTCTCTATTGTTCACTGCCATTTCAAGGGCTCTCACACAACCTATCGTAGTCATATCCTCACGAAAGCAATAGCCCATGATTTTTCGAGAATAAGCATCAGTAACAAGACTAAGGTATCCCCATTTATCTATAAGCCTAATATAGGTAATATCACTAACCCACAACTCTTCTGGCCGACTAATTACTAACTCTTTTATGATATTGGGATATTTGCGTAGATGATGACGAGAGTTCGTTGTCTTCACGTTACGCCGTCGCGTGCGAACTAAGAGACCATGCGAACCGATCAAATCGAATAAATAATCTCGGCCAACTTCTATATTATGAGAAGCTAAAATAGGTGACAACATGAAATGAAGCTTGCGTACACCTACTCGTGGTAAATATTCACGTATCTTCAAAACCTCCTGTAAAATAATATCATCTACAAAATTAGACGCACGTGAGCGCCAAAGGTGATCATAATAAGCATGACGACTCTTGCCAAACAGTTTGCATAAATTACCTATCCCTATTTTTGGAAATAAGTTCTGCAGGACTAAGACTGCTTGGCACCAGACTTTTTTCGGATATTAATATTTAACTGTTCTTCGGCAACATCGATCAAAGTGTTTAAGGCAGTAATTTTTAATTGAGCGGCAGATAAAGCAGCTTTTAATGCTTCTAGTTCACTATCATTTACCTTACACAAATCTTCATCTTCCACGACATCAGCTTTTAAAATGCTAATATCGACATTTTCTTTCTTAAGTAATCTAACCCATTTTGCAATGGTATCATGACCGTGGATATTGTAAATCTCGTTAGCTTCTGAAATGCTTAGCGTACCTTGCATAATCTGAAGAGCGATAGAACGACGCTGGAGAGGTGATAATTTAGTATATTTTGGAGTGCACACATCCTGAACAGTATACTTTATCATCCATTTACTCAATGCTTGGCCACCAACGCTTAATTTTTCGCAAACTTGTCGTTTGGAATAACCTTTCTTTAATAATGATAACGATTTTTTTATGACTGATTTGTCATAATAAGGAGTAGATTTGAGTTCGGGTTTCTTTGCTTTTATTTTGTTCATACACTATAATTAGTGTATAACTATTCTAGGACTAGACAGAGCTTAGTACCTCTTTAATTATAATCTAGTTCGCTATTGGTCAATCCTAGATCATCAATAAAAACCTAACAAAACCAACTCAAGACGCTTAAAAACAACTATTTAAAGGGGTTAATAGAAAGATATTTGACATCCTTTCATACAGCAGATTATTGCGTATATTTGAGAGACGCGAGGAACCTGAGTGAAAATTTACAATTGTATCTTATTTAAAAAAGTTGGAGAAACTTGTGTTTAGAACAGTTTTATTGCGTTTGCTACAAAAACAAGAATAATTTAAATTATGAAAAAGGTTCTCTTAACATTGGTCATGTTAACATCTCCATTTGTTATTTTTCATTCGAAGGCTCAAACACAAAAAATCAATAAAATTGATTTTTTCGATACTGTCGTAAACAATCATCATCAAATCTTTCCATTCTCAGGTATTCCTTCAGCTATCGAAATGGTGCTAAAGTATTGTAAGGTAGTGAATTTTGATTTTGACAACTTGCAAAATGAATGGCAAAACAAAACGGATGGTTCGTTCGCTGACTTTGACAAGAAAGAATTATACGGAATTACTTTCTCGCAAAAATTTGTTGTGCCTCGTGATGCAAGTTTTCCGATAGACAGTCTTTTTCAAACCATAGAAAATGAATTGAAGTCTGGTAAAAAAGTAATTATCGCACTGCAAATGGAAGCGGGCTGGCCTATTTTTGTCGTCTATAAACAAACTCCAGATGGCGAATTTGTTTCATACAGCAAACATGGAAGCCATACCTTAATCATTAGAAATACAAAAGAAATTGTGAAAAAGTCTAACGGTACAGAAATCATGACTTACAGCATTTCTCCTCGTTTGTAGTGAGAGGTAAGAATGCCCTATGGTACAGACTTGTAGCCTGTTTATTATTCCTCCTAACAAAAAAATAAAAATAGATATATTTAAAAAAAGATGGAATATAAAGGCATTCTTTGTAAAAAACTGTTGCCAAATATATATATTAGTACAAACATTAAAATGAGCATGTTATGGGGAGTACAATATGTTTATTCACCAAGATTTCGACCGTTTAACACAGCTTTGGTAAAAACAATAATGATTTAAATTATGAAAAAGATTCTCTTAACATTGGTCATGTTCATATCCACATCTGTTATTTTTCATTCGAAGGCTCAAACACAAAAAATCGATAATTGTGATTTTTTTGATACTGTCGTAAATAACCACAATCAACTCTTTCAATTGTCTTGCATTCCATCAGCTGTCGAAATGGTACTAAAGTATTATGAAGTCGTAGATTTTGATTTTTACGACTTACAAAATGAATGGAAAAACAAAACTGATGGCTCTTTCCGTAATTTTGACAATAAAGAATTATACGGCATTACTTTTTCCCAAAAATTTGTTTTGCCTCGGGATGCAAACTTTCCGATAGACAGTCTTTTTCAAACTATAGAAAATGAATTGAAGTCTGGTAAAAAAGTGATTATCTCCCTTCCGGAGGACACAGGATGGCATATGTTTGTTATCTGCAACCAAACTCCGGATGGCGAATTTGTTTCATATAGCAAACTTGGAAGCCATACATTGATACTTAGAAATACAAAAGAAATTGTGAAAAAGTCTAACGGTACGGAAATCATGACTTACAGCACTCCCGCTCGTTTGTCGCGAGGAGGAAAATGACGCTACCTGATAATAAGACTGCTTACTCATCTGTTTTTAGTGCCTTAAAATGCACTATTCGATTAGAAAATAGAGTTGTTATATCATTTTGTCATTAAAAGTGTATTAAAATGCACTTTTAATGATATTTATAGTTTCAGTATCATTTTTCACCTTAAAAGAGCACTATACGGCTCTTTTGGTTGTTTTTGTTTTTTTTCCTGTATCTTTAAATAAAAAAGAGCCTTAAGATGCACTTAGATAAACTTATACAACTTGTAAAGTCCCGTAGAGAATCGCTTCAGGTAACACAGGAAATGTTAGCGGATCTATCAGGCGTAGGCTTGAGAACATTGAAACAATTCGAGAGTGGAAAAGGAAACCCAACATTGAGCACTTTACAAAAACTTGCAGATGCTTTGGGAATGGAGGTTGCACTTAAAGTCAAAGAGTTAAAGACTGATTTATGAGAGCCGCAAAAATATTATTTAAAAACATGGATGCCGGTATTTTGACCCAGCATGATGATGGTACATTTACCTTCCAATATCATGTTTCATGGGTAGACGATATTACCAAGCCACCGATCAGCCTTGGCCTCCCCAAAAAATATGCACCTTACGAATCCGAGTTTCTTTTTCCATTTTTTTATAACATGTTACCAGAGGGCTCGAATAAGCAAATCAT
It includes:
- a CDS encoding helix-turn-helix domain-containing protein encodes the protein MHLDKLIQLVKSRRESLQVTQEMLADLSGVGLRTLKQFESGKGNPTLSTLQKLADALGMEVALKVKELKTDL
- a CDS encoding HipA N-terminal domain-containing protein; protein product: MRAAKILFKNMDAGILTQHDDGTFTFQYHVSWVDDITKPPISLGLPKKYAPYESEFLFPFFYNMLPEGSNKQIICQLNQIDTDDYFGLLLITAKNDAIGAVRVQKINDI
- a CDS encoding IS3 family transposase, whose product is MQNLFPKIGIGNLCKLFGKSRHAYYDHLWRSRASNFVDDIILQEVLKIREYLPRVGVRKLHFMLSPILASHNIEVGRDYLFDLIGSHGLLVRTRRRNVKTTNSRHHLRKYPNIIKELVISRPEELWVSDITYIRLIDKWGYLSLVTDAYSRKIMGYCFREDMTTIGCVRALEMAVNNREWIDLPLIHHSDRGTQYCSTLYVEQLRSNKIAVSMTENGSPYENALAERVNGILKNEFEFYTKKLSFPEMCLYIDKSIDSYNNIRPHSSCDYLTPSEAHRQNVALRKRWKAYSKNYDVTEKELMELTNEEDLHSSSEIITFDEYAV